The Clostridia bacterium genome contains the following window.
TCAGCATCAGAGCATTGACTACGAATATGAAGATGCCGAGTGTTAGGATGCTCAACGGAAAGGTAAGTATCTTTAGCAACGTGCCAAGGGTTGCGTTGATCAAGCCGATGACGATCGCCGCAATCAACGCCGCCTTGAATCCGGTGACTGTGAATCCCGGGACTACCCGAGCCACCACCAGCAGTAGCGTCGCACTCAAAATCCAATTTGCCAGTAGACGGAACATATAATTCCTCCTGCTCCCGAAAAAGACGACGCGTAAGTTAGCTGATCGTCCTCCCAGCCGCGAGCATCTCTTTCATCTTCTCCACACGGCGTTGTTTGGTCTCTTCCTTTTTGGCTCCGCTGAACCACTGCACGTATTCCTTCTGGTGTGTGTACGCCAGAGACTGCAATTTGGCCGTGAGCTTCGCGCCCAGTGCTTTCTTCAGTGCGGCCGGAGTTTCTATCGTGCGCGGCGCGGTGTCCGGTTCAATGATGATCGTTACCGTATCTCCAACATCAACGCCCGCACCATTCTTCATCTCTCTGTTTACGCAAAAGCACTGGGTTCCCCGCATAATCACAACCGTCGTGCGGAACGGGAACCCATTAATGGTTCCCTTTACCGGCACCCTGGCATGCCCCCAACACTGCTCCGCGTCGAATGGCAGCTCAACAAACGCAACCTCGCCGCTCTTGCCCGCACCGCCGAGCTTCACCTCAAATTGTTTACGCATCTTCTCCCTCGTTCTTCGGAGGGACTTGGTTTGGCGCCACCGCCCTTTGCGACTCTTTCGTCCTCCTATGTGCCTCGATCCGCTCCATACGCTTCCTGCGTTGCAGTCGATCGCGCGCAATTAGGTCATGCAGATCGTAACCATAAGAACCGTAGCCGCGAAACAGTCGTTCGTCGAACAGGCGCTTCACGCCGCACTCGACGCACACCTGGTAGGAATATTCGCCCGCTTCCTCTCCTTCGCCTCGCATAGGCCAGCTCATCTTCGTGTGCCAGCACCCGCGCAAAAGGACCGCTACCGCGCTCCCCAATCCTGCGGCTGCCAGCCCAAGTGGCCAAATCCAGCCCGGCATCCGAGCGTGTTTCCTCTTTGGCGAAGCCTGCTGCTCTGCCTCCGCCGTTCCCTTCGGTTTGCTTTTGGATTCCATACTGGTTGGATCATACTGCGAGCAGGTCGGGACTGCACACCATCAAGCCATTTTTCGACTATCCTCGCTCGACACCGAATGTAGTAGCGCAATCTCGCACCTCAAGAATTCGCAACCAAAAGGAAAAGGCCATCAAGATTTCTCTCGATGGCCTTTATTTATGTCGGCAACGACCTACTCTCCCACACACTTTCGCGTGCAGTACAATCGGCCCTGCGGGGCTTAACTTCCGTGTTCGGGATGGGAACGGGTGTTTCCCCCGCGGTAAAATCACCGGCAACTTGAGCCGCTGAACGGGCGGCTTAGCCCATTCGCGAAATCCAGAACCTGCAGAGCAGATGAGGATATCTTTACGCGCACATCCTCTCGGACGTGACTTGCGGCAATCTCTCAAAGATCGTGAGGACAATGCCTCACAACTGAACAGCATTGGATTACATAACTAGAGTCCGTACGTTTCGGACTATTGGCTCTAGAGCAGGTTCGCTCCAGGCCACCAAATCGCGATTGTTTGCGCGTTTGGAACAAGCTTGCGCCAAGTAAATTTCATGGTCAAGCCGAACGGGCGATTAGTACTGGTAAGCTACACGCATCACTGCGCTTACACATCCAGCCTATCAAACAGGTGGTCTTCCTGTGCCCTTCTTCATCCTTTTGGATTGGGAGATCTAATCTTGAGGAGTGCTTCCCGCTTATATGCATTCAGCGGTTATCACAACCGAACTTCGCTACCCAGCCATGCCGTTGGCACGACAGCTGGAACACAAGAGGTTCGTCCATCCCGGTCCTCTCGTACTAAGGACAGGCCCTCTCAAATCTCCTACGCCCACACCAGATAGGGACCGAACTGTCTCGCGACGTTCTGAACCCAGTTCACGTACCGCTTTAATA
Protein-coding sequences here:
- a CDS encoding phage holin family protein; amino-acid sequence: MFRLLANWILSATLLLVVARVVPGFTVTGFKAALIAAIVIGLINATLGTLLKILTFPLSILTLGIFIFVVNALMLMVASRLLSGFHVSGFGPALWGALLLALLHTFLRWVMPKRGEA
- a CDS encoding YdeI/OmpD-associated family protein; protein product: MRKQFEVKLGGAGKSGEVAFVELPFDAEQCWGHARVPVKGTINGFPFRTTVVIMRGTQCFCVNREMKNGAGVDVGDTVTIIIEPDTAPRTIETPAALKKALGAKLTAKLQSLAYTHQKEYVQWFSGAKKEETKQRRVEKMKEMLAAGRTIS